The sequence below is a genomic window from Cicer arietinum cultivar CDC Frontier isolate Library 1 chromosome 6, Cicar.CDCFrontier_v2.0, whole genome shotgun sequence.
aaaCATCGCCATTTGTGATACTTAACAAATAAGTCTCAAGTGATTATCATTGGTACCAAGTCGTTTCCTATAAACATCAGCAACATATATCATTTCCATGTAATCTTAACTATTTCTCACATCCATATCTAGTGCCTGCCACGATACTAAGTATCCAAtggaatttatttttctttaaaaaaatgagcGCAGCCCACAAAAACAAACCTGTGATTGTAGTGCTAAAGCTCTCTTGACATATCCTGCAAGAAGCTTCCCCTATCAAGTTCTTCATATCACTGTCAAAAAACACCCAGAAATTAAGCATCAAATAGAGCGGTATACttctctaaaattaaatttcgaTGGCTAGGAATAATTTCAGAGAAAAGTAGTGCTTAATGTAATTGGCTGAATATGCTACATCCCCAAACAGGTAGTTAAATTTGCTTACATGCGGCATTCAACACTGGAACCATGATTGCAGAAAGGACAACTAAAGACAGTGTCAAGCTTATCCATCCGTTTCTTTGGTGGTGGCTTTGTTTTTGCCTTCCTCTTACCCATAGCTCAAATCCTGGATATTCAAGCACGCAGTATTTCAACAAAGATAATaagtaaacataaaaaaaaaatattacgaACCTACAATCAGCGTGTTAATTGAAGTTCCAAAGCACTATATTCAAGTACGAAGTATGTGACCATCCTCTTATATTTCTATGCTGTACACCACTTATttctatacaaaataaatatttcaaaacagataaatatgaaattaaatgcTATGAGAGTAATATTATGTCTTCCCTGGAATTTTTTGTTAATACCAAAACAAAACTTTTTCATCAATTTAACATCATAGCTGTGAACAATtcaaacctttttttttaatatcaattatattatataaaagttCAAATCCCTCCATACCCTGTATCATAGTTATTCAATAAAAGCAACAAAAAAAGGCATCAAGACATAGATCCTGCAATACACACGATGATGGTACCAATTCTCAAGAAGCCAAACAATTTATGAGCCGAAAATCAGATAGAGGCATAGGTTAATCACACCGACAAAGGGAAAAAATTTATGCAAACGTAAAAAGGTCTCAAATCACAACTTTCAGGCTATTTTTGTTGGCGTCGTTTTCCGTTCCCGAGATTTCTCCGTGGCCAAACGGCGGAAAGAAAAAACGGGAAAAGAATCAAATCAAACGAAACCCTAATCGATCAAAaacaagataaatataaaagggaaaataaattgcgtaaaagaaattgaagaaattaaaaGCACTAACCAATGATTCCGATCACAGAGCAAGATAGAGAAGACGAACCGAAAGGTTTCGATGTAGAGAGATATCAGAGTGTGTGTGCGAATTGAAAAGGTTGGGGCAATAATAGAGCAAAGGGGGGTTTTTATGCTCTGTGATTTGTCCTGTTCgcttattgaaagaaaaaatattgttaattgatcttcttctaattttttttttaagagtaaACCTCCGTTTATGGATCTTATTTAGTAAATATAAGTCaatcttaaatttataaaatattatcttctctttcttataataatatttttatgttttaaataaatttttgtttttataaatatgttttttttattagattctgtaattttttatttgatttatacttttgtaaattttaacaagttttaaaaaagttttttaatatttaaaattaaaatttattttatcaactcatttaattatttaattgaaaatataaaactaattgattaattaataaactaattaaataataaaaactcaataatattcatatttaatcctaacttttttaataaaaattcaacaaacatcaccttcaaatcacaaatttaaatatcttatctaaaccctaaaaaatttaacctctcattttttttacatcACACCTGGTATCTTTGAGCCTAAGCAAAACAAAATGTGGCAAATTAGTCAGCTCCATGAGATGTGTTCCTCGTACTCGATTCAATCGTTACATTGATCTTGGTAAATATGTTTTGGGACCAAAACTTGGATCCTTGATTGTGCTCCCACAACAACTAATTGTTCAAATTGGGTGTGATATTGTATAAATGTGTTTAGTTATTATAGTAAATCAAAGAATAGAAATATTATATTCTCATATATTAAACAATAGGTATAATAGCCTGATGTTGAGCATCGATCAGTCGCAAAGCCTGCCCAATCAACATCGGTGAATATTTCAATTTCTCTATCTGATGTCTTTTGGAAAAATAATCTCTGGCCTGGTGtcatttttaaatatctaaGAATTTTGTATATTGCTTCCATATGTTCTTTTGTGGAACATATCATGAATTGGCTCATTGTACTCACTGCAAAACTAATATCTGGTCTAGTATGagataaataaatgagttttCCAACTAACCTTTGATATCTTCCTTTATCAATTGGTGCACAATTGTCTAGAGTCCTTAGCTTCATAGTTGCATCCATATGAGTTTCAGATGGTTTACAACATACATGTCTCTTTTAGGAGATCTATGACATATTTTCATTGAGAAACCGAAATACCTTTATTAGATCCAGCAATCTCCATCCCAAGGAAATATTTGAGATTTCCCAAGTCtttgatctcaaattctttGGCTAGGAGACtctttaatttcttaatttattcaTCATGATCTCTTGTTAGaacaatatcatcaacatatacaaTAAGAATAGCCTTCTTCCCTGACACTGATTGTTTCATAAACATTATATGATCTGTCTGACATTAATATATCTAAACTTTCTTACCACATTTGTGAATCTGTCAAACCAAAATCTAGGTGATTGTTTCAATCCATTCAAAGATTTATTGAGTTTGCAAACTTTATTTGTATTGGTAGAGGTCTCAAAACCCAGGGGAATCTCCATGTAAACTTCCTATTCAAGATCACCATTTAGGAAAGCatttttcacatccatttgataaagaggCCAGTCAAGATTTGAGGCAAGTGAGAGTAAAATTCAAATTGTGTTGAGTTTTGCAACAAGTGCAAATGTCTCTTGATAGTCAATCCCATAGGATTATGTGAACCCTTTTGCATCCAGTCGTGTCTTGATTCTGTTGATGCTGCcatatgagttttgtttaatgGTAAAAATCCACCTGCATCCCACTGGACGTTTTCCTGATGGTAGATTAGATAACTCCCAAGTCCCGTTCTTTTCAAGTGCATGAATTTCCTCCAATATGGCTTTCTTCCATTCAGGCTTTGGGAGAGCTTCATGGACAAAAGGCAAATGATGAGGAGATAATTTATCATAAGAGACAAATTGGCTAATAGGATGATTAATGCAGGAtcgtttttcttttcttaaagcAATAGGTCTTTCATCATATGGAATAAGAATGGCAGTAGGGTCACAATTGACATTACCTTTTGtgtttttaatctctaaattcGGGTTGGATTCTTGACAATATTCGATTTGCTGCAAAGCTTTCCGTTCATGTTTGTTGTTCCTTCTAGTATAGACATGAAACTCACTTATTTCAACATATTGGTTTGAATCAGAGGGTTGAACAAGAGGTTGCTCTGGAGGTTGTTCTAACACTGGCAAAATAGAGGACTGAATTTTAAGCAGTTTGGACTGAGAATTAGGTTGGTCTGACACGGACAGAGGCTGAATAGAAGGTTGAGTATTGAGCTAATCTGACATGGGCAAGGGGAAATTAGTGTTAGGATCAAGGGACACATTTTGGTTAGTTTGGTTTACTTGAGGTGACACAAAAATCATCATCGTAGGTGGAATCCAAGGCTCCAATATTCCAAAGTCGGTATTCTTGTGTGAAACTCTCCCTCTGAATATCAGTTTTGGTATAAAATTGTTGATTTGAAAATAATGTAACATCcattgagttataaatttttttagtagtTGGGGAATATCATTTGTATCTTTTTTGGTTAGGATAATACTTTATAAGTATGCACTTGAGATCCCATGGGTCAAGTGTACTGGCTCGTTGGTGGGCAAACACATAACAACCAAAACCTTTGGTAGGAAGAGTAGATAGGACACATGTATGAGGAAAACAGTTGGAAATTATCTGGTAGGGAGTTTGAAATTTTAGTACACAAGAAggcattatattttttaagtatgtGGCTGTTGAGACAACTTcaccccaaatttttttttttttttgtaacatgTGTGGTAAACATAAGTGATCTAGCAACTTCTAGGATGtgactatttttatttttgctacCTCATTCTGTTGTGGGGTGTCAATACAAGAGCTTTGATGAATGATCTCATGGTTGTCCAAATATTCTCCAAGAGACATTTCAAAATACCCTATTGCATTATTTGTTTTTAGAACCTGAATTTTGGtttgaaattgagtttgaaCCATGTTAttgagtttttgaaaaaattgagcaAGTTTAGACTTTTCTTTCATAAGGAACAACCATGTTAATCTAGAATGATCATCCACAAACAACACAAACCATCTAGATTATGTGATGTTTTTTATTCTATATGGTCCCCACAGATCGTTGTGAATCACGGGAAAAGGATGAGAGGCTTTATAAGGTAACATATAATAAGAATGACAAACATGTTTAGAAAAATTGACAAACTTCAGATTGGAAaaacttttgatttttatttttgcctAATGAAGGAAACAATTTTTGAAGACATAAAACTTGGGTGACCTAGATGTTCGTGCCACAAGATAATAACACTATCCTTATTTTGTTGGTTGGTTGACTCAACACAATTTGCATTATGAGTTTGTCTTATATGAGGACGATTTGTTTCAAGAAAGTAGAGTACTAAGCAAATCTTAGCACTGCCAATCGTCCTTCCCAAATCCAAAGTCTGAAATTCACACAAATTTAGCAACATAgttaaaattattagaaaacTTACTAACAGATAAAAAATTGCAATCTAAGTTTGGAACATGTATGACAAATTTTGACTCTATATCTTTTGACAGAGTAACCAAACATGTACCAGCTACTTTAGAGAATAAGCCATCAACAATTTTTACAGATAATCCATCATAACATGGACTGTAATGATGAAATAGTGATTTATCCTCCGTCATGTGATCTGAAGCACCCGAATCAACTATCCATGACTTATAATTTCCAGTTTCAGCAATAAAAACAGTTAAGAAACTACCTATGTGAGCTAATGATGCAAATTTGACACCATTTTGGGAGGACATCTGAGATAACATCTTTTTGAGGGCTTCAATTTTCTCTTGACCAAATGGAGTGGGTTGGGGAGCAGCTATGTGATTTACTTCTTCAATTTAAACATGATTGTCTCAACTTTCCCTGCCCATGAGGGATTTTAAAGGTTTCTAATCATCAGATTTCCCATGTATTTTCCAGCATGTGTCATTAGTGTGGCTAGTTCTTtgatatattacaaaaatatccTTATATATTGCATTTGGTTTATCATTACTATCATGTGACTATTGTTATCTTGTATTACaactataatatattaataaaaataagttagtcaataacaatatatatatatatatatatatatatatatatacatacatttCTTCTATTTTAAGATACAATTTTTACATTACACGAATGATTCTCAATATacaataatttgaatgttataTTTCTCCTTTAGAATTATATGATAGGGTTTCTCTAATGGATACCTGATTTCGTTATGGTTAGAGTTTGTTTatccaaatattgttttttctctctctatttACAGTTGTCACGTTTTCTCTAGTTATCACTTATGGTGTTTGCTATCCTTATCGTTATTTTACAAAGAGTATAGATTCTTTGATAGTTAGGTTAACTTTGGTGGAGTAAGAGGGTTAAGTTACAGTGAACATGGACTCTGATTGCATCTCCAATAAGGTTCGGTGACATTTGGATGGTCAATTTTCAGTCCACATAACTTCCATTGGTTGTAGGCGGATTTTTCACACCAAAGAGAACCCCTAATGGCTTACTTTACAGCTATAAAACACACCTAGGTGCTAAGGGGTTTCATCAAAAGTCTTGTGACGATTGTACAAGGACCATTTCCCATGTCATTAAACCTGTCAATGTCAAAATTGTTTTAAGCTTGTATTTTTTTCGAAGTTGGAAGTTTCAACAACTTGACGTTAACAATGCATTTCTCAACAACAACCTTTCTGAAGAACTTTACATGATTCAACCATCCGCATATGAAACTATGGACAATATTGATGGCATGCAAGCTCAACACTGTCCTTTTATAGCCTCAAAGAGACACCACATGCTTGATTTGACAAATTGACAAGTACTTTACTAAAACTTCAAAGCTTGCCAATGAAGTTAGtcaataacaatatatatatatatatatatatatatatatatacatacatttCTTCTATTTTAAGATACAATTTTTACATTACACGAATGATTCTCAATATacaataatttgaatgttataTTTCTCCTTTAGAATTATATGATAGGGTTTCTCTAATGGATACCTGATTTCGTTATGGTTAGAGTTTGTTTatccaaatattgttttttctctctctatttACAGTTGTCACGTTTTCTCTAGTTATCACTTATGGTGTTTGCTATCCTTATCGTTATTTTACAAAGAGTATAGATTCTTTGATAGTTAGGTTAACTTTGGTGGAGTAAGAGGGTTAAGTTACAGTGAACATGGACTCTGATTGCATCTCCAATAAGGTTCGGTGACATTTGGATGGTCAATTTTCAGTCCACATAACTTCCATTGGTTGTAGGCGGATTTTTCACACCAAAGAGAACCCCTAATGGCTTACTTTACAGCTATAAAACACACCTAGGTGCTAAGGGGTTTCATCAAAAGTCTTGTGACGATTGTACAAGGACCATTTCCCATGTCATTAAACCTGTCAATGTCAAAATTGTTTTAAGCTTGTATTTTTTTCGAAGTTGGAAGTTTCAACAACTTGACGTTAACAATGCATTTCTCAACAACAACCTTTCTGAAGAACTTTACATGATTCAACCATCCGCATATGAAACTATGGACAATATTGATGGCATGCAAGCTCAACACTGTCCTTTTATAGCCTCAAAGAGACACCACATGCTTGATTTGACAAATTGACAAGTACTTTACTAAAACTTCAAAGCTTGCCAATGTGATTCAGTTTGATTCCTTTACTCCAAAGTTGTTAGTTTATCTATATGttatttaatgttgttgaaATGATTGCCACGtgaaataatgttttattttctaGCAACAAATTTTCATGTAAATGATGTTTTAGCGCTCAAATAATTGAGCGGTTTGAGTTATATTTTGGTAATTGAAGTCAAGTA
It includes:
- the LOC101497103 gene encoding transcription elongation factor 1 homolog produces the protein MGKRKAKTKPPPKKRMDKLDTVFSCPFCNHGSSVECRIDMKNLIGEASCRICQESFSTTITALSEAIDIYSEWIDECERVNTVEDDGA